One Sodalinema gerasimenkoae IPPAS B-353 DNA segment encodes these proteins:
- a CDS encoding two-component system response regulator, producing the protein MSSPERPSKGNILIVDDTPANLELLNTILTRAGYEVCVAVDGTTGLEGARYGKPDLVLLDIMMPGMNGYDVCRFLKDDQDTRDIPVIFISALDDALDKVKAFTVGGTDYISKPFQFKEVLARVQNQLMIRDLQQRLREQNKRLQKEIGDRALVEAEVRQLNEKLEERVRQRTAELEATNTQLQTEISQRKRVQEQLMYMALHDSLTGLPNRVLLMEKLEAALTETRKDDDYRFAVLFIDCDRFKVVNDSLGHLTGDRLLSLISDRLELCLRPVDTLFRLGGDEFTILLNPIQGIDNAIETAETIQKQLMAPFHVDGHEVFIGASIGIVLGTSQYTQPEHLLRDADAAMYCAKDLGKGRYRVFDSGMHDRAVNFLQLETNLRRALERGEFKLNYQPIVDLQGGRVVGFEALLRWHHPERGQISPAEFIPAAEETGLIVPIGEWVLRQSCSHLKRWQCQYPHAKELTISVNISVKQFAQIDLLNRIDDILQDSGLDGEFLKLEITESTIVGNYEVAKSILEQLKNRNIQLSIDDFGTGYSSLSHLHRLPVDILKIDRSFVDPIDEDNDEREIVQAIVTLAHSLNMKVIAEGVETAVHVEQLRNLGCEYGQGYYFSKPLTAEAATALLAQKQHW; encoded by the coding sequence ATGAGTAGCCCTGAGCGTCCCTCGAAAGGCAATATTCTAATTGTCGACGATACTCCCGCTAATCTTGAATTGCTCAACACGATTCTGACTCGTGCGGGGTATGAAGTCTGTGTGGCAGTTGATGGTACCACAGGACTGGAGGGAGCCCGTTATGGAAAACCAGATTTGGTCTTGCTGGATATCATGATGCCGGGGATGAATGGCTATGATGTCTGTCGCTTCCTCAAGGACGATCAAGACACCCGTGATATTCCTGTTATTTTTATTAGTGCGTTAGACGATGCCCTCGATAAGGTAAAAGCCTTTACCGTGGGGGGAACTGACTATATCTCTAAGCCATTTCAGTTTAAGGAAGTCTTGGCCCGGGTTCAGAATCAATTGATGATTCGGGATTTACAGCAGCGACTGCGGGAGCAAAATAAACGGTTACAGAAAGAGATCGGCGATCGCGCCCTAGTGGAGGCGGAGGTGCGTCAGTTGAATGAGAAACTCGAAGAGCGAGTGCGACAACGGACGGCAGAGTTAGAGGCGACGAACACCCAACTGCAAACGGAAATCAGTCAGCGCAAACGGGTGCAGGAACAGTTAATGTACATGGCACTTCATGATTCCTTGACGGGCCTGCCCAATCGCGTTTTGTTGATGGAAAAGTTGGAAGCGGCCCTAACTGAAACTCGTAAAGATGACGACTATCGCTTTGCCGTATTATTTATTGACTGCGATCGCTTTAAGGTCGTCAACGACTCTCTGGGGCATTTGACGGGCGATCGCCTCCTGAGCCTAATTTCTGATCGCTTAGAACTCTGTTTACGTCCTGTGGATACGCTCTTCCGTCTTGGGGGAGATGAGTTCACGATTCTGCTTAATCCGATTCAGGGCATCGACAATGCCATTGAAACAGCCGAAACCATCCAAAAACAACTGATGGCACCGTTTCATGTGGATGGCCATGAAGTCTTTATCGGTGCCAGCATTGGCATTGTTTTAGGAACCTCTCAATACACTCAACCTGAACATTTGTTGCGAGATGCTGATGCAGCGATGTATTGTGCTAAGGATTTAGGCAAAGGCCGCTATCGGGTGTTTGATTCCGGGATGCACGATCGCGCCGTTAATTTTCTGCAACTCGAAACGAATCTGCGGCGAGCCTTGGAACGGGGCGAGTTTAAGCTCAATTACCAGCCAATTGTGGATTTACAAGGGGGGAGAGTTGTCGGCTTTGAGGCCTTGTTGCGTTGGCATCACCCAGAACGAGGGCAAATCTCTCCAGCAGAGTTTATTCCGGCCGCCGAAGAAACCGGGTTAATTGTCCCCATTGGAGAATGGGTATTACGCCAATCTTGTAGTCATTTGAAACGCTGGCAATGCCAATATCCTCATGCAAAAGAGTTAACGATTTCTGTGAATATTTCCGTTAAACAGTTTGCACAAATTGACTTATTAAATCGTATTGATGATATTTTACAAGATTCAGGGTTAGACGGAGAGTTTTTAAAACTAGAAATTACGGAAAGTACTATTGTTGGCAATTATGAGGTTGCCAAATCAATTTTAGAGCAACTCAAAAACAGAAACATTCAACTTAGTATTGACGATTTTGGCACAGGATATTCATCGCTGAGCCACTTACACCGATTGCCAGTAGATATCCTTAAAATTGATCGCTCCTTTGTAGACCCAATTGATGAAGATAATGATGAGCGAGAAATCGTCCAAGCTATTGTCACCTTAGCCCATAGCCTCAACATGAAAGTGATTGCAGAAGGGGTAGAAACAGCAGTTCATGTAGAACAACTGCGGAACTTAGGCTGTGAGTACGGACAGGGCTATTATTTCTCTAAGCCGCTTACCGCTGAAGCGGCCACCGCGTTACTGGCACAAAAACAGCATTGGTAA
- a CDS encoding EAL domain-containing protein — translation MPNTVPDPEDILHQIAWSIRNSQELPEILSRSVEGIQEFLKIDRVKLYQFEVDGSGVVVAEARQSDRLPALVGLHFPAEDIPPTARQTFARIRQCIISDVTRSRKTLFPLDPKLPPYQETVSDCHVAYLKGMGVQATLTLPIFERNGLWGLVSIHHSQPRHFSDYEQQILQLAIDQIAIAITQARFLEKARESQRHEQALERVTELLDGERSWLSIQQEVLKEAVSALNASGGRLYLCSQPEIEAVDLTVVGDGAAVEQLEEHPQWRAGFIGYNPLSLDSSPHPEPISLDAQDWMQNRALEFLCNVLTPTPVRSLLVIPLQYHRQCVGYLTLFRRGYKTDVWWAGKTNSDERQQRPRASFEAWRESNRDQTHPWTPGQRKLAHQLGIHLYIAVVQHRVSAMLRYQVSHDPLTQLPNRLLFDEQLSLALVEARQHQTSMAVGFLDIDRFKAVNDSFGHHVGDRLLKTMTRRILSCLQEGDCLARWGGDELVFLLGSRSCRHGVMAVAENILSELRQPFECEGREFSISASLGLALAPQHGRDNSSLLRYAETALDWAKQQGRNSISLYNPDMLNSRADTLALELDLEQAILNQEFCLHYQPQIDLASGKIVAVEALIRWQHPERGRVPPDRFIPIAEETGAIHAIGEWVLRTACQQHRDWVKMGFKPLKMAVNLSARQFQQPNLLGTIVEILEDTQMKASYLELEITETTAVKDVELSISVLHRLREMGVQIAMDDFGTGYSCLSFIKQFPLDTLKIDRSFVRDLTRDSSDAAIAKTIVALGQGLNLIVLAEGVETNEQAEFLKSIHCDLAQGYLFSRPVPGTEIPDLLRQWAVFQGIEKVTVLSTRRPRYGSQSSLPETAERRAFLQRRIRDLEQANVSLRRDRDELQQSLHRLNHHLHWEEHLTNLSRAILGKQPLVVVFQQAVVGIRRELGLLSVVAYRYDPYGNTIPIAEDGGHHHRRPAAAPDLYSLVSKPSPDVLALCNLDYVHLSADDTVVLAEQRVKACVLVPIYQQGSIWGAIVLHQAAVARNWQPKELAWLEKIANLLLLMELPDYSPEEQIFSCDLLTGLPDALSFESRLRYEWGRLINTRLPLTIIVADVDGFRTYCQRHGPETGDRALKTLAEAWRDNLTRRGACLVRWQGDQFLVLLPHLDTTQGRAIAELLRQQARRFIATQLTPTSLTVSFGVASDLPNPNLEPNSLLETAQIAVRAAKLSGGDLVVIAPDVHLDSANQEWSLLSDLQKGDAHE, via the coding sequence ATGCCCAACACCGTTCCCGATCCCGAAGATATCCTCCATCAAATCGCCTGGAGTATTCGCAACTCCCAAGAACTGCCAGAAATCCTAAGTCGCAGTGTTGAGGGAATTCAAGAGTTTTTGAAAATTGATCGTGTCAAACTCTATCAGTTTGAGGTAGATGGCAGTGGTGTCGTCGTGGCTGAAGCCCGCCAGAGCGATCGCCTCCCGGCCTTAGTCGGCTTACACTTTCCGGCTGAGGATATTCCACCCACGGCACGTCAAACCTTTGCCCGGATTCGCCAATGTATTATCTCAGATGTTACCCGTTCCCGTAAGACTCTGTTTCCCCTCGATCCGAAGCTGCCGCCCTATCAGGAAACCGTCAGTGATTGCCATGTGGCCTATCTCAAGGGGATGGGGGTTCAGGCAACCCTAACGCTACCGATTTTTGAGCGGAATGGACTCTGGGGGCTGGTTAGCATTCATCATAGCCAACCCCGTCATTTTTCCGATTACGAGCAACAAATCCTGCAATTGGCGATCGACCAAATTGCCATCGCCATTACCCAAGCCCGGTTTCTAGAGAAAGCGCGGGAAAGCCAACGTCATGAACAGGCCCTAGAGCGGGTTACGGAACTCCTAGATGGGGAGCGATCCTGGCTCTCGATTCAACAGGAGGTGCTCAAAGAAGCCGTCTCGGCCCTCAACGCCAGTGGGGGGCGTTTATACTTATGCTCCCAACCCGAGATTGAAGCGGTGGATTTAACGGTGGTGGGCGATGGGGCGGCCGTGGAACAGTTGGAAGAGCATCCCCAATGGCGGGCAGGATTTATTGGCTATAACCCCTTAAGTTTAGATAGTTCCCCGCACCCAGAACCCATTAGCCTCGATGCGCAGGATTGGATGCAGAATCGGGCCTTGGAGTTTCTCTGCAATGTTCTAACCCCCACTCCAGTGCGATCGCTGTTGGTGATTCCCCTGCAATATCATCGCCAATGTGTGGGCTATTTAACTCTCTTCCGTCGCGGCTACAAAACGGATGTCTGGTGGGCGGGCAAAACCAATTCTGATGAGCGACAGCAGCGACCTCGGGCCTCGTTTGAAGCCTGGCGAGAATCCAATCGCGATCAAACTCATCCCTGGACTCCGGGGCAACGAAAACTAGCCCACCAACTGGGAATCCATCTGTATATTGCAGTCGTCCAACATCGCGTCAGCGCCATGTTGCGCTATCAAGTCTCCCATGATCCCCTAACCCAGTTGCCCAACCGTTTACTCTTTGATGAGCAATTATCCTTAGCCTTGGTAGAAGCCCGGCAACATCAAACGTCGATGGCGGTGGGTTTTTTGGATATTGACCGCTTTAAGGCCGTCAATGATTCCTTTGGCCATCATGTGGGCGATCGCCTGCTCAAAACCATGACCCGACGGATTTTAAGCTGTTTACAAGAGGGAGATTGTCTGGCCCGTTGGGGAGGCGATGAATTAGTCTTTTTGTTGGGGTCCCGAAGCTGTCGCCACGGCGTCATGGCAGTGGCTGAGAATATCCTTAGTGAGCTACGGCAACCCTTTGAATGTGAAGGACGAGAGTTTTCCATTAGTGCCAGCCTAGGACTGGCCCTGGCCCCGCAACATGGACGAGACAATAGCAGTCTACTGAGATATGCAGAAACAGCCCTAGACTGGGCCAAACAACAGGGGCGCAACAGCATCAGCCTCTACAACCCTGATATGCTCAACAGTCGGGCGGACACCCTGGCCCTGGAATTAGATCTCGAACAGGCCATTCTCAATCAGGAGTTCTGTTTGCACTATCAACCGCAAATCGATTTAGCCAGTGGCAAAATTGTTGCCGTTGAAGCCTTGATTCGGTGGCAGCATCCTGAACGCGGCCGAGTTCCTCCAGATCGCTTTATCCCCATTGCCGAAGAAACTGGGGCAATTCATGCCATTGGGGAGTGGGTGCTACGGACAGCCTGTCAACAACATCGCGATTGGGTCAAGATGGGATTTAAGCCCTTGAAGATGGCGGTCAATCTGTCGGCCCGTCAGTTTCAACAGCCCAATTTGTTGGGGACAATTGTCGAGATTCTCGAAGATACCCAGATGAAGGCAAGCTATCTGGAACTCGAAATCACGGAAACGACAGCCGTTAAGGATGTGGAGTTAAGCATTTCAGTGCTGCATCGGTTGCGGGAGATGGGGGTGCAAATTGCTATGGATGATTTCGGGACGGGCTATTCCTGTTTGAGTTTTATCAAACAGTTTCCCCTCGATACCCTCAAAATTGATCGCTCCTTTGTCCGTGACTTAACCCGAGACTCCAGTGACGCGGCGATCGCCAAAACCATTGTTGCCCTCGGCCAAGGTCTGAATCTGATTGTTTTGGCTGAAGGAGTCGAAACCAATGAACAGGCTGAATTTCTCAAATCCATTCACTGTGATTTAGCCCAGGGCTATTTGTTTAGCCGTCCGGTTCCTGGGACTGAGATTCCTGATTTACTGCGACAATGGGCGGTGTTTCAGGGCATTGAAAAGGTGACGGTTCTCAGTACCCGTCGCCCTCGTTATGGAAGTCAGTCGAGCTTACCGGAAACGGCAGAACGCCGCGCCTTTCTCCAGCGGCGGATTCGTGACTTGGAACAGGCAAATGTGAGCTTGCGCCGCGATCGCGATGAACTTCAGCAGAGTCTGCACCGCCTCAATCATCATCTCCATTGGGAAGAACATCTGACAAACCTAAGTCGGGCCATTCTAGGGAAACAGCCTCTGGTGGTGGTCTTTCAGCAAGCGGTGGTGGGGATTCGTCGTGAGTTGGGCCTGTTGAGTGTGGTGGCCTATCGTTATGATCCCTATGGCAATACGATTCCGATTGCTGAAGATGGGGGACATCATCATCGCCGGCCGGCGGCTGCCCCCGATTTATACTCGCTGGTGTCGAAGCCGTCCCCAGATGTGTTAGCCCTGTGTAACCTCGATTATGTGCATTTAAGTGCCGATGATACGGTAGTGTTGGCGGAACAGCGGGTGAAGGCCTGTGTTCTGGTGCCGATTTACCAGCAAGGGAGCATTTGGGGGGCGATTGTTCTGCATCAGGCGGCGGTGGCTCGTAATTGGCAGCCGAAGGAACTGGCCTGGTTGGAGAAGATTGCCAACCTGTTGTTGTTGATGGAGTTACCCGATTATTCCCCAGAGGAGCAGATCTTTAGTTGCGATCTCCTCACGGGGTTGCCCGATGCCCTAAGCTTTGAAAGTCGTCTTCGCTATGAATGGGGACGCTTGATTAATACTCGGTTGCCTTTGACGATCATTGTGGCGGATGTGGATGGTTTTAGGACATACTGCCAGCGTCATGGGCCCGAAACCGGCGATCGCGCCCTGAAAACCTTGGCGGAGGCTTGGCGAGATAATCTGACTCGTCGGGGCGCCTGTCTGGTGCGTTGGCAGGGGGATCAATTTCTCGTTCTGTTGCCCCATTTGGATACAACTCAAGGGCGGGCGATCGCCGAACTCCTGCGTCAACAAGCGCGGCGGTTTATTGCAACCCAATTGACACCCACCTCACTGACCGTAAGTTTCGGGGTGGCCAGCGACCTGCCCAATCCTAATTTAGAACCAAATTCCCTGTTGGAGACGGCTCAAATTGCTGTCCGGGCCGCTAAGCTATCTGGGGGAGATCTGGTGGTGATTGCCCCCGATGTCCATCTCGATTCAGCCAATCAAGAGTGGTCGCTACTGTCAGATCTCCAAAAGGGTGATGCTCATGAGTAA
- a CDS encoding flavin prenyltransferase UbiX codes for MTSSRPLIIGVSGASGLIYAVRTLKYLLHANYSVELVASKASYRVWQAENEIKMPADPIQQEQFWRQQAGVETQGCLRCHPASDVGANIASGSFRTLGMLVIPCSMSTVAKLAQGLSSDLLERAADVQIKEGRKLVVVPRETPLSLIHLRNLTALAEAGVRVVPAIPAWYHQPQTIEDLVDFVVARSLDCFEIDCVPLRRWKEGE; via the coding sequence ATGACCTCATCTCGACCTCTCATTATCGGTGTTTCCGGAGCCTCCGGTCTGATTTATGCCGTGCGGACTCTGAAATATCTCCTCCATGCCAACTATTCCGTCGAACTGGTGGCCTCCAAAGCCAGTTACCGAGTTTGGCAGGCGGAGAACGAGATTAAGATGCCCGCAGATCCCATCCAGCAAGAACAATTCTGGCGACAGCAAGCCGGAGTAGAGACGCAGGGGTGTCTGCGTTGTCACCCGGCCAGTGATGTGGGGGCGAACATTGCCAGTGGCTCCTTTCGCACCCTGGGGATGCTGGTGATTCCTTGTAGCATGAGTACAGTCGCCAAACTCGCTCAGGGCCTAAGTTCGGATTTACTTGAGCGGGCCGCTGACGTGCAAATCAAGGAAGGCCGTAAACTGGTAGTGGTCCCCCGTGAGACGCCCTTGAGCTTGATTCATCTGCGGAACTTGACCGCTTTAGCTGAAGCTGGAGTGCGGGTGGTTCCTGCCATTCCCGCCTGGTATCATCAGCCCCAAACCATTGAGGATTTGGTTGACTTTGTGGTAGCTCGCAGCCTCGATTGCTTTGAGATTGATTGTGTTCCTCTGCGACGTTGGAAAGAAGGGGAATAA
- a CDS encoding ribonuclease R family protein, which translates to MNFSIATLLSNFPDDKSVAPKVLEKKLACDDDDNLGKLLIALEALERTGILVKERGRYRRDADDGLVEAKLRCSSKGFCFAIQDAEGAEDIYVRESYLSTAWNGDRVLVKVIKDGSRRRSPEGEVRLILERANPSVLARVKLVDDEFRAVPLDDRLLFEIHLEPDERLKDAIDYLVHVEVQRYPLGDNPPQGRVVQVLGSDAEAANDIDIVCCKHDLPRSFSAKVLESLKDVSAEISAKEAKQRLDLRHLKTLAFVEDPLSPGCVERAYSITRFARDQWQLGIHVADVGRLVALNTPVEREARRRGTSVYLGERMLPLFPDAIIETASFTPEGDRCAISLLITLDETGQILEYEVQPSILLLDRLVSYEETQTFLGEDASQPQSKSEKDLAATLKEFQQVSQLLREQRYLRGSFDLYLPEASTHFGDEVPLGAPVFNTQPIINAVTYEFVVTANQLIADHLTALGVPALYCIQLQPDIDDVHDAIKLAGNMDLELWLEDEEQAFPSDFKQFADQVAGTDDEKILNYLLEAVIRPHYYSNQPGVHFGLALDDGYTHLNAPLQRYVDYVIQQVLHAVFTQGRDRRTSRSKESVNLHHSSCHGQINWNVLPPGVQSELEEHLSGLAIPLTERERLALEAENDLNGLQKAGAMKERTGEVFRGLITGVQSYGFFVEIEAGENGMAPPRLEGLVHVSSLKDDWYEYRSRQQTLVGRKNRKQYRLGDRVDVQVKSVDYYRQQIDLAPVGGGSEAPPNDDDDNFFGEEE; encoded by the coding sequence ATGAACTTTTCGATCGCAACACTGCTGTCCAACTTCCCCGATGATAAATCGGTCGCTCCGAAAGTCCTGGAAAAGAAACTGGCCTGTGATGATGATGATAATCTAGGGAAACTGCTCATTGCCCTAGAGGCTCTGGAACGAACAGGGATTTTAGTCAAGGAACGAGGCCGTTACCGCCGGGATGCTGACGACGGACTCGTTGAAGCGAAATTACGCTGTTCGAGTAAAGGCTTCTGTTTTGCTATCCAAGACGCTGAGGGAGCTGAAGATATTTATGTGCGAGAATCTTATCTCAGCACGGCCTGGAACGGCGATCGCGTCTTAGTGAAAGTTATTAAAGATGGGAGTCGTCGCCGTTCTCCTGAAGGGGAAGTGCGCCTGATTCTCGAACGGGCCAATCCCTCCGTGTTAGCTCGCGTTAAACTTGTCGATGATGAATTTCGGGCGGTTCCCCTCGACGATCGCCTCCTCTTTGAGATTCACCTCGAACCCGACGAACGGCTCAAAGATGCCATTGATTATCTGGTTCATGTAGAAGTCCAACGCTATCCTCTCGGGGATAATCCACCCCAGGGCCGAGTGGTACAAGTCCTTGGCAGTGATGCCGAAGCGGCCAACGATATCGATATTGTCTGCTGTAAACATGATCTGCCCCGCAGCTTTTCTGCGAAAGTTCTGGAGAGTCTTAAGGACGTTTCAGCCGAGATTAGTGCCAAAGAGGCCAAGCAACGGCTCGATCTGCGACATCTCAAAACCTTAGCCTTTGTCGAAGATCCCCTGAGTCCCGGTTGTGTTGAACGGGCTTATAGTATCACTCGCTTTGCCCGAGATCAGTGGCAATTGGGGATTCACGTGGCAGATGTGGGACGGCTGGTGGCCCTCAACACTCCTGTGGAACGAGAAGCCCGGCGACGGGGAACCAGTGTCTATTTAGGGGAGAGGATGTTACCCCTGTTTCCCGATGCAATTATCGAGACGGCTTCCTTTACCCCAGAGGGCGATCGCTGTGCCATCTCCCTGCTGATTACCCTAGATGAAACGGGACAAATCCTGGAGTATGAAGTCCAACCGAGTATCCTGCTACTCGATCGCCTCGTCAGTTACGAAGAAACCCAAACCTTCCTCGGCGAAGATGCCAGCCAACCCCAAAGCAAAAGCGAAAAAGACCTAGCGGCAACCCTCAAAGAATTTCAACAGGTGAGTCAGCTATTACGGGAACAACGCTATCTGCGAGGATCTTTTGATTTATATCTCCCCGAGGCCAGCACCCATTTTGGTGATGAAGTGCCCCTGGGGGCCCCCGTGTTTAATACACAGCCGATTATTAACGCCGTGACCTATGAGTTTGTGGTCACAGCTAATCAGTTAATCGCCGATCACCTCACAGCTTTGGGAGTTCCGGCTCTGTACTGTATTCAACTGCAACCGGATATTGATGATGTCCATGATGCCATCAAACTGGCGGGCAACATGGATCTTGAACTGTGGCTCGAAGATGAAGAACAGGCCTTTCCCAGTGACTTTAAGCAGTTCGCCGATCAGGTGGCGGGAACCGACGATGAGAAAATTCTCAACTATCTCCTCGAAGCGGTGATTCGTCCCCACTACTACAGCAACCAACCCGGCGTTCACTTCGGCCTAGCCCTCGATGATGGCTATACGCACCTGAATGCTCCCCTACAACGCTATGTGGACTATGTGATTCAGCAAGTCCTCCATGCCGTCTTTACCCAGGGCCGCGATCGCCGCACCAGCCGTTCTAAGGAGTCGGTGAATCTCCATCACTCCTCCTGTCACGGTCAGATTAACTGGAATGTTCTGCCCCCAGGGGTTCAAAGTGAACTTGAAGAGCATCTCTCGGGTTTAGCGATTCCCCTCACAGAACGGGAGCGTCTCGCCTTGGAAGCAGAAAATGACCTAAATGGTCTCCAGAAAGCGGGAGCCATGAAGGAGCGCACAGGAGAGGTCTTTCGGGGCTTAATTACCGGAGTACAGTCCTACGGCTTTTTTGTGGAAATCGAAGCCGGAGAAAACGGCATGGCCCCCCCGCGCCTAGAAGGGTTAGTGCATGTCTCTTCCCTCAAAGATGACTGGTATGAATACCGCTCCCGTCAACAAACCCTAGTGGGACGCAAAAATCGCAAACAATACCGTCTGGGCGATCGCGTCGATGTCCAGGTCAAAAGTGTGGACTACTACCGTCAACAAATCGATTTAGCCCCCGTCGGCGGCGGCAGTGAAGCCCCACCCAATGATGACGATGATAACTTCTTCGGTGAGGAGGAATAG
- a CDS encoding DUF6282 family protein → MRQRWRATKIGQALGLTLVILLLCLGWGAGAMAAEESLLSGAIEFHVHTAPDVVPRLWNDRQLVEAAEAAGLRAVVLKNHVLPTGDRAQLAQERVQRLEVFGGVVLNEAVGGINPEAVRVMSRISGGRGKVVWLPTLDAAYHRQKFGNGEGGISLLQGDRLSRELELILYSVRDRQLVLGTGHVSPAEILAVARRARELGINKLLITHAMAEVPGLSLAQMQTLADLGAYLELDYVNALMGETAVDPAHRAWRKVTLEEMAEAIRAIGSEQIILSTDLGRPQDPNPIEGYAAFIRGLRNQGISEEDLKRMTQENPARLLDLPWE, encoded by the coding sequence ATGAGACAACGCTGGAGAGCGACGAAGATTGGCCAGGCCCTAGGGCTGACCCTGGTGATACTCCTGTTATGCCTAGGATGGGGGGCTGGAGCCATGGCGGCTGAGGAATCCCTGCTGTCTGGGGCGATCGAGTTTCATGTTCATACGGCCCCGGATGTGGTTCCCCGGCTTTGGAATGACAGGCAATTGGTTGAGGCGGCTGAGGCGGCAGGATTGCGGGCTGTGGTGTTGAAAAATCATGTGCTTCCCACGGGCGATCGCGCTCAATTGGCTCAAGAGAGGGTGCAGCGGTTAGAGGTGTTTGGGGGCGTGGTTCTCAATGAGGCAGTGGGGGGCATTAACCCGGAAGCGGTGCGAGTGATGAGTCGCATCTCAGGGGGCCGGGGTAAGGTGGTTTGGCTGCCCACCCTTGACGCGGCCTATCACCGACAAAAATTTGGCAACGGTGAGGGGGGCATTTCTCTGTTGCAGGGCGATCGCCTCTCTCGGGAGTTAGAACTAATCTTATACTCGGTGCGCGATCGCCAGTTGGTCTTAGGGACGGGCCATGTCTCCCCCGCAGAAATCTTGGCGGTGGCTCGCCGGGCCCGAGAGTTGGGCATCAACAAACTCCTGATTACTCATGCTATGGCCGAGGTTCCAGGATTAAGTCTGGCTCAAATGCAAACCCTGGCCGACTTGGGCGCCTATTTAGAATTAGACTACGTCAATGCTCTCATGGGAGAGACGGCGGTTGACCCAGCGCACCGGGCCTGGCGAAAGGTGACCCTAGAGGAGATGGCCGAGGCGATTCGGGCGATCGGCAGTGAGCAGATTATCCTTAGCACTGATCTCGGCCGTCCCCAAGATCCCAATCCTATCGAAGGCTATGCAGCCTTTATCCGGGGATTACGCAACCAGGGCATTTCTGAGGAAGATCTCAAACGCATGACTCAGGAGAACCCCGCCCGCCTTTTAGATTTGCCATGGGAATAA
- a CDS encoding glycosyltransferase family 4 protein, whose translation MHIAWLGKKSPFCGNVTYSREVTNALLDRNNRVSFLHFCQNATDSEPGVSVKSVADTEWDGLESPSIAHEVSLPCLYKSTLYTIPTLKSSKILADALRELKPDLVHASLTLSPLDFVLPEICQELGLPLVATFHPPFDRRRRNLTSSTQHLMYQLYAPFLANYDRTIVFSHIQRELLAQLGVPPERIAVIPNGVDSLKYSPGASALKSQLHAERLFVYQGRIAMEKNVEALLKAWKSASMGPDSKLLIVGDGPLAMSLRGSYSEAHHIHWLGYVADESRRIEILRGADVFILPSLVEGLSLSLLEAMACGMACLATDAGADGEVLEDGAGVVLDSQRVMSQLQTLLPLFQDHPEMGNLLGYKARQRVLERYTLDKNISRLEDLYGELLSQAKMSVGFL comes from the coding sequence ATGCACATCGCTTGGCTTGGAAAAAAATCGCCGTTTTGTGGCAATGTCACCTACAGCCGCGAAGTTACGAACGCGCTACTGGACCGAAACAACCGGGTCAGTTTTTTGCACTTTTGCCAAAATGCTACCGACTCGGAGCCAGGAGTGTCAGTAAAATCGGTAGCGGATACGGAGTGGGATGGCTTGGAGTCCCCCTCGATCGCTCATGAGGTCTCACTTCCCTGCCTCTATAAGTCCACGCTCTACACCATTCCCACGCTGAAATCGAGTAAGATCCTCGCGGATGCCTTACGGGAGCTGAAGCCAGATTTGGTTCATGCGTCTCTGACTTTGTCCCCTCTGGATTTTGTGCTGCCGGAAATTTGCCAAGAGTTGGGCTTACCCCTGGTGGCAACCTTTCACCCCCCATTCGATCGCCGCCGTCGCAATCTAACATCGAGTACTCAACACTTGATGTATCAACTCTACGCCCCCTTTCTGGCCAACTACGATCGCACCATCGTTTTCTCGCACATTCAACGGGAGTTATTAGCTCAACTGGGAGTCCCCCCCGAGCGGATTGCGGTCATTCCCAATGGGGTGGATTCCCTGAAATATTCCCCTGGAGCCTCGGCGTTAAAGTCACAACTGCACGCTGAACGGTTGTTTGTCTACCAGGGACGGATTGCCATGGAAAAAAATGTCGAGGCCCTCCTCAAAGCCTGGAAATCGGCATCCATGGGCCCCGATAGCAAGCTCTTGATTGTCGGGGATGGCCCCCTGGCGATGTCTTTACGGGGCAGTTATTCTGAGGCGCATCACATCCATTGGCTGGGCTATGTGGCCGATGAAAGCCGCCGTATCGAAATTCTCCGGGGGGCGGATGTGTTTATCCTCCCCTCCCTAGTCGAAGGATTATCTCTATCCCTGTTAGAGGCCATGGCCTGTGGGATGGCCTGTTTAGCCACTGATGCGGGAGCCGATGGGGAAGTTCTCGAAGATGGGGCCGGCGTGGTTCTGGATTCCCAACGAGTGATGAGTCAGCTGCAAACTCTGTTACCTCTGTTTCAAGACCATCCAGAAATGGGCAATTTGTTAGGCTATAAAGCCCGTCAGCGGGTGTTAGAACGCTATACCCTGGATAAAAATATCAGTCGTTTAGAGGATCTCTATGGTGAACTGTTATCCCAGGCGAAAATGTCGGTAGGGTTTCTGTAA